The Sesamum indicum cultivar Zhongzhi No. 13 linkage group LG2, S_indicum_v1.0, whole genome shotgun sequence genome contains a region encoding:
- the LOC105179776 gene encoding serine carboxypeptidase-like 42 translates to MRLWWNFAAVVVVVVVVGSGYGFPEEDLVTKLPGQPVVKFRQYAGYVDVDVKNGRSLFYYFVEAAEDPDRKPLTLWLNGGPGCSSVGGGAFTELGPFYPRGDGRGLRINSKSWNKASNLLFVESPAGVGWSYSNTSSDYTCGDASTAMDMHIFLMEWYKKFPTFKTRDLFLTGESYAGHYIPQLAVALLDHNEHSTEFKFKIKGVAIGNPLLRLDRDVPATYEFFWSHGMISDEIGLTIMNDCDFDDYTFGSPHNVSLPCNHAISKANEIVGDYINNYDVILDVCYPSIVEQELRLRKMATKISVGVDVCMSSERHFYFNLPEVQKALHANRTNLPYSWSMCSEVLNYNETDGNINILPLLKRIVQKRIPVWIFSGDQDSVVPLLGSRTLVRELAHDLQFKITVPYGAWFHKGQVGGWATEYGNMLTFATVRGAAHMVPYAQPSRALHLFSSFVRGRRLPNNTRPSIDD, encoded by the exons CCGGAGGAGGATCTCGTGACGAAATTGCCCGGTCAGCCGGTGGTGAAATTCAGACAGTATGCAGGGTATGTAGACGTGGATGTGAAGAATGGGAGGAGCTTGTTTTACTACTTTGTGGAGGCTGCTGAGGACCCTGACCGCAAGCCCCTCACTTTATGGCTCAATGGAG GCCCCGGTTGTTCGTCAGTTGGAGGAGGCGCTTTCACGGAATTAGGCCCTTTCTATCCCAGAGGCGATGGCAGAGGGCTTCggataaattcaaaatcttgGAATAAAG CATCGAATCTTCTCTTTGTGGAGTCTCCGGCAGGTGTAGGATGGTCATATTCAAATACAAGCTCGGACTATACTTGTGGCGATGCTTCCACAG CTATGGATATGCATATATTCCTGATGGAATGGTACAAGAAGTTTCCCACATTCAAAACCAGAGATTTGTTTCTGACAGGAGAAAGTTACGCAG GGCATTACATCCCGCAATTAGCTGTTGCTCTTCTGGACCACAACGAACACTCTACGGAGTTCAAGTTCAAAATCAAAGGGGTTGCT ATTGGGAACCCACTTTTGAGACTAGATCGCGATGTTCCAGCAACATATGAGTTTTTCTGGTCACATGGAATGATTTCTGATGAAATCGGACTTACCATTATGAACGACTGCGATTTTGATGATTATACATTTGGCAGCCCACACAATGTGTCTCTACCCTGTAACCATGCCATATCGAAGGCGAACGAGATTGTTGgtgattatataaataactatgATGTTATTCTTGATGTATGCTATCCATCCATAGTAGAGCAAGAGCTTCGACTCCGAAAGATG GCTACAAAGATTAGTGTTGGAGTGGACGTATGCATGAGCTCAGAAAGGCACTTCTACTTCAACCTTCCTGAGGTTCAGAAGGCTCTACATGCAAACCGGACCAATCTACCATACAGCTGGTCTATGTGCAGTGA GGTTCTGAATTATAATGAGACGGATGGAAACATTAACATTCTTCCCTTGCTCAAGAGGATCGTTCAGAAACGTATTCCCGTTTGGATTTTCAG tgGCGATCAAGATTCGGTTGTGCCATTACTTGGTTCCAGGACGCTTGTACGTGAGCTTGCTCATGATCTTCAGTTCAAGATCACAGTCCCATATGGAGCTTGGTTCCATAAAGGACAG GTTGGAGGCTGGGCAACTGAGTATGGCAACATGTTAACGTTTGCAACAGTTAGAGGTGCGGCTCATATGGTGCCATATGCACAGCCATCGAGGGCTCTGCATCTGTTCAGCTCGTTTGTACGTGGCCGTAGATTGCCAAACAACACACGCCCCTCCATTGACGACTGA